The DNA sequence GCGAAGGGGTATTCCGGCGGCATGCGCCGGCGGCTCGACCTGGCCGGCGCGCTGGTCGCCGAGCCGGCCGTCGTCGTCCTCGACGAGCCCACCACCGGCCTCGACCCGGGCGGGCGCCTCGACACCTGGGCCGTGATCAAGGAGCTCGTCACCGATGGCACCACCGTGCTGCTGACGACCCAGTACCTCGAGGAGGCCGACCAGCTGGCCGACTCGATCGTGGTGATCGACCACGGCAAGGTGATCGCCCGCGGCACCGCCGACGAGCTCAAGGCGCAGATCGGCGGCGAACGCCTGGAGCTGGTCGTCGCCTCGGCCGCGGATCTGCCGACAACCCTCGACGTCCTGCGCGCGGTCGGCACCGGCGAGCCGTCCGGTGACGAGCACACGCGCCGCGCCGAGATCCTCGTCGACACCGGGCCCAAGGCGCTCATCGAAGCGCTGCGGCAGCTCGACGGCCACGGCATCACGGTCCAGGACGTCGGCCTGCACCGGCCCACGCTGGACGACGTCTTCCTGTCCCTCACCGGGCACGGCGCCGAAGAGGAGGCCGCGAAGTGAACGCGCTCACGAAGGGCATCTCCGACGGCGGCGTCATCACCTGGCGCAACCTGATGAACGTCCGGCGCAACCCGGACTGGCTGATGGCCGCGACGCTGCAGCCGATCATGTTCGTGCTGTTGTTCGCCTACGTCTTCGGCAACGCGATCGGCGGGGACGCGGGCGGCGGCGCCTACCGCGAGTTCCTCATCGCCGGGATCTTCGCCCAGACGGTGGCGTTCAACTCGGCGTTCACCGTGATCGGCTTCGCCAACGACCTGCAGAAGGGCATCATCGACCGGTTCCGCTCGCTGCCGATGTCCCGGATCGCGGTGGTCCTCGGCCGCACGACGTCGGACCTCGTCGTCAGCGTGGTGGCGCTGG is a window from the Amycolatopsis sp. NBC_00355 genome containing:
- a CDS encoding ATP-binding cassette domain-containing protein; the encoded protein is MPALSPPGPDVAVRVRGLVKTYGSTRALDGVDLEIPAGRVLGLLGPNGAGKTTTVRILTTLLRPDSGEAWVAGHDVLAEPDAVRQRIGLSGQYAAVDENLTGFENLYMVGRLYGRRKPAARARARELLARFQLAEAADRPAKGYSGGMRRRLDLAGALVAEPAVVVLDEPTTGLDPGGRLDTWAVIKELVTDGTTVLLTTQYLEEADQLADSIVVIDHGKVIARGTADELKAQIGGERLELVVASAADLPTTLDVLRAVGTGEPSGDEHTRRAEILVDTGPKALIEALRQLDGHGITVQDVGLHRPTLDDVFLSLTGHGAEEEAAK